The Candidatus Latescibacter sp. genome includes a region encoding these proteins:
- a CDS encoding gamma-glutamyltransferase yields MRSMQFFIMFVLTLLVFHWAGAQEIGWNSSGKGGAVAAGRGEAVAAGISILNQGGNAADAAVATLLALSITDYGSFCIGGEVPFIIYNARKGEVKVLCGQGCAPLDPKAIDWYYQNGIPSKGGIKQAPVPGAVSLFFKALQLYGTISFEQAARPALAILDAGGGKEWYPKLAVTIRKLIETERSKSGTRIEKLQAARDRFYKGDIADEMEAFFIESGGFLRKADLAAFETRIEDPVTVKYRGYTVCKCDTWTQGPSLCQTLRLLEGFDLQKMGRLSADYIHVLTEAMKLGFADRDMYYGDPRFVKVPLKALLSDRYTALRRPLIDMTKASQVVRPGDPVNMKSLKEGGVYTPWKGGTTTCTVVDRWGNMVAATPSANGPYTLFDSLGLSFSTRLSSLNTSPGHPNRIEPGKRPRITLTPTIVLKDGRGYLAISVAGGDFQEQTTLNCFLNFVEFGMMPKDAVTTPRFYTGLYEDSFNPDPDRTKTFGYHSSMKLGLTLNEGIGESVRTELAARGHVIDINKGSIANPVMIYLDLKTGMMYAAGDPRAGRHASAVE; encoded by the coding sequence ATGCGCTCAATGCAATTTTTTATCATGTTTGTTTTGACATTGTTAGTATTTCACTGGGCGGGAGCGCAGGAAATCGGCTGGAATTCATCCGGCAAGGGCGGCGCAGTTGCAGCCGGAAGGGGCGAAGCGGTGGCGGCGGGTATATCAATACTCAATCAGGGCGGCAATGCCGCGGACGCCGCGGTCGCTACGCTTCTGGCCCTGAGTATCACGGATTACGGCTCGTTCTGTATCGGCGGTGAAGTCCCGTTTATAATCTATAACGCCAGGAAAGGCGAAGTGAAGGTGTTGTGCGGACAGGGGTGCGCACCGCTTGACCCTAAAGCCATTGACTGGTATTACCAGAATGGCATCCCCAGCAAGGGGGGCATTAAGCAGGCGCCCGTTCCCGGGGCGGTGAGCCTGTTCTTTAAAGCATTGCAGCTTTACGGAACAATAAGCTTTGAACAGGCAGCGAGACCGGCCCTGGCGATACTCGATGCCGGGGGTGGTAAAGAATGGTATCCGAAGCTGGCGGTGACGATCAGAAAACTCATTGAAACAGAACGATCCAAATCAGGCACCCGGATCGAGAAATTGCAGGCCGCCAGGGATCGTTTTTATAAAGGGGATATTGCCGATGAAATGGAGGCCTTTTTCATAGAAAGCGGAGGATTTCTTCGTAAAGCGGATCTCGCCGCCTTCGAGACCCGTATAGAGGATCCGGTCACAGTGAAATACCGTGGATATACGGTTTGCAAGTGTGATACATGGACTCAGGGACCGTCCCTCTGCCAGACGCTTCGCCTTTTGGAGGGCTTTGATCTTCAAAAGATGGGGCGCCTGTCCGCAGATTACATCCATGTGCTGACCGAGGCTATGAAACTGGGATTCGCCGACCGTGACATGTACTACGGCGACCCGCGCTTTGTGAAAGTTCCCTTAAAGGCGCTGCTTTCCGATCGGTACACCGCGCTCCGGCGCCCCCTGATCGATATGACCAAAGCCTCCCAGGTGGTTCGTCCGGGCGATCCTGTCAACATGAAATCCCTTAAGGAAGGCGGCGTTTATACCCCATGGAAAGGCGGTACAACGACCTGCACTGTAGTCGACCGCTGGGGCAACATGGTGGCCGCCACCCCAAGCGCCAATGGTCCCTACACTCTCTTTGACTCATTGGGTCTCTCGTTCAGCACCAGGCTGAGCAGCCTGAATACCTCACCCGGCCACCCGAACCGTATCGAACCCGGAAAACGGCCCCGGATCACCCTGACGCCCACGATAGTGCTCAAGGACGGCAGGGGGTACCTGGCCATAAGTGTCGCAGGCGGCGATTTTCAGGAACAGACAACGCTCAACTGCTTCCTCAACTTCGTCGAGTTCGGTATGATGCCAAAGGATGCGGTCACTACTCCCCGGTTCTACACGGGGCTTTATGAAGATTCGTTCAACCCGGACCCCGACCGTACAAAAACCTTTGGGTATCACTCATCGATGAAATTGGGACTTACGCTGAACGAGGGCATCGGTGAATCGGTGCGGACAGAGCTGGCCGCCCGGGGACATGTTATCGATATCAATAAGGGGTCTATCGCCAACCCGGTCATGATTTACCTGGATCTTAAAACCGGGATGATGTACGCCGCAGGCGACCCCAGAGCGGGCCGTCACGCCTCTGCCGTGGAATAA
- a CDS encoding glycoside hydrolase family 2 TIM barrel-domain containing protein translates to MARTYLNRSVLFSLLVFTLFTGAASGTPGSVVMDLSGDKWRLWLDKKADWMNDSLFMPPVDMSKVPVNPPTCGWDLLSLKGDKASVPGTVEEYRWADNGNPVGNAGDYRGVSWWSTTFTLDPTLSGKIITLKFDSVVLRAEVFVNRKLMGYDVIGNSPFALDITGAVNFGGQNRLDVRITDPVGNFDWSNNDWYPWGKNRVPATHGFGGITGKVTLRAADAVSIDDLYMQNKPKFTDVEAFVTLNNSTGREQIGQINLEIREWQDPYSVVWQKTVPATVPAGGAVVSLPASVPNAKLWYHRDPHLYVAKATFTSADKQIADSEEQRFGFRWFSINKVDGDEMFFMNDRRIFILSPMNRGFWPKNGMFPTPDMLKKNMNLLREMGFNMCLMNQAIGRPELIEACDEIGMVSYEEIGGYRCNDDPDEQAMVWRREKARRMAMRDRSQPSLIIYVMKCETRVPPSDDDKNNMKMIHEIDPVRLITYNSDCDPRKRSVLNDASDPFKMHMRPGETELKYYGWWNQHHWVPFAGYLDQYYKNPQFYLRGTLVETNTDSLPQLNKDEILYLGEEGDFSSMARLQKIREELDKTGATGWREQEHIDWYNEYDRFLDRSGFRKFFPTVDDLTLALGVNVFYYHGRLIENCRTGNKIDGININSWAAGSDRTDMVDMYRNPVADPAIFAHYTQPLYVAVKIRSKVHPLGDTAIADLFIVNEKDLKGKHTLEAKLYDPEGVVIFAKNYEVNIIGGARFGQLLVEGVQLPVFSKPGYYNLKARILKGDEVKADGFDDIFVVDYMNGPGLHGRWAVIDSSGAINTFLKKTRGIALPEFKATGPGDYYDYIVLGPHAEGRNLNTQIMNMVTNGATLFVFSGAEAWAQTLGRNAINFSGISTQRGSRFFVGENRFMQGLPKSQAMNWEYQEFYHTRSMTGIFMDHLGAELIVGCASPSSKNITAALTRIPYANGQIFLSTLDFMGKLSLTIPQAAVTKKLFLNLLEYARDGIE, encoded by the coding sequence ATGGCTCGTACGTACCTGAATCGCAGTGTTCTTTTCTCCCTGCTCGTCTTTACGCTGTTTACCGGCGCGGCTAGCGGAACTCCCGGAAGTGTGGTCATGGATCTCTCCGGAGACAAGTGGCGGCTTTGGCTTGACAAGAAGGCCGATTGGATGAACGACAGCCTTTTCATGCCCCCTGTGGACATGAGCAAAGTTCCGGTCAATCCGCCTACCTGCGGCTGGGATTTACTCTCTTTAAAAGGCGATAAAGCATCTGTCCCCGGGACTGTCGAGGAGTATCGCTGGGCAGACAATGGTAATCCTGTCGGAAATGCAGGCGATTACCGCGGGGTCTCGTGGTGGAGCACCACCTTTACCCTCGATCCGACGCTCTCGGGCAAGATCATCACACTCAAATTTGACAGTGTAGTCCTCCGAGCCGAGGTTTTCGTGAACCGGAAGCTGATGGGATATGATGTGATCGGCAATTCCCCCTTTGCGCTCGACATCACCGGGGCAGTGAACTTCGGTGGTCAAAACAGGCTCGATGTCCGAATCACCGATCCTGTGGGAAATTTCGACTGGAGCAATAATGACTGGTATCCCTGGGGGAAAAACAGGGTGCCCGCCACCCACGGATTCGGCGGCATCACCGGCAAGGTGACCCTCAGAGCCGCCGATGCAGTGAGCATCGATGATCTGTACATGCAAAACAAACCGAAATTTACGGATGTTGAAGCGTTTGTGACGCTGAACAACTCAACCGGCCGTGAACAAATCGGCCAGATAAACTTAGAGATCCGCGAATGGCAGGACCCGTATTCTGTGGTATGGCAGAAAACCGTACCGGCAACCGTTCCGGCAGGCGGCGCAGTAGTATCCTTGCCCGCAAGTGTTCCGAATGCGAAGCTCTGGTATCATCGCGACCCCCATCTTTATGTGGCGAAAGCGACTTTCACCAGCGCTGACAAACAGATTGCCGATTCGGAAGAACAGCGATTCGGGTTCCGCTGGTTTTCAATAAATAAGGTCGACGGGGACGAGATGTTTTTCATGAATGACAGGCGAATCTTCATTCTGTCTCCGATGAACCGCGGTTTCTGGCCGAAGAATGGCATGTTTCCCACACCTGATATGCTTAAAAAGAACATGAATCTCCTCCGGGAGATGGGTTTTAACATGTGCCTGATGAACCAGGCGATAGGCCGGCCGGAGCTTATCGAGGCATGTGACGAGATAGGCATGGTCTCGTACGAGGAAATAGGCGGATACCGGTGCAACGATGATCCCGACGAACAGGCCATGGTCTGGCGCCGCGAGAAAGCACGCCGTATGGCCATGCGGGACCGTTCCCAGCCGTCGCTCATCATCTATGTGATGAAATGCGAGACAAGGGTTCCTCCAAGCGACGATGACAAAAACAACATGAAAATGATCCATGAAATCGATCCTGTCCGTCTCATCACCTACAACAGCGACTGCGATCCCAGGAAGCGTAGCGTTCTCAACGATGCGTCCGACCCGTTCAAAATGCATATGCGGCCTGGCGAAACCGAGCTCAAATATTATGGCTGGTGGAATCAGCACCATTGGGTGCCTTTTGCAGGATACCTCGATCAGTATTATAAAAATCCGCAGTTCTATCTTCGCGGCACGCTCGTTGAGACAAACACGGACTCACTTCCGCAGTTGAACAAGGATGAGATTCTTTATCTGGGGGAAGAAGGGGATTTCTCGAGCATGGCGCGCCTCCAGAAGATCAGGGAAGAGCTCGATAAAACGGGCGCAACCGGCTGGCGAGAGCAGGAGCACATCGACTGGTACAACGAATATGACCGTTTCCTCGACCGGAGCGGGTTCAGGAAGTTCTTCCCCACCGTCGACGATCTGACCCTGGCCCTGGGTGTAAACGTGTTTTACTACCACGGCCGCCTTATCGAAAACTGCCGTACCGGGAATAAAATCGACGGGATAAATATCAACTCGTGGGCTGCCGGCTCAGACCGAACCGATATGGTCGATATGTACCGCAACCCGGTGGCGGACCCGGCCATTTTCGCCCACTACACCCAGCCTCTCTATGTGGCGGTGAAAATCCGCAGCAAGGTTCATCCTCTCGGCGATACGGCAATCGCCGACCTGTTTATTGTGAACGAGAAGGACCTCAAAGGCAAGCACACACTCGAAGCCAAACTGTACGACCCTGAAGGCGTGGTCATTTTCGCGAAGAATTACGAGGTGAACATCATCGGCGGCGCCCGGTTCGGTCAACTGCTCGTCGAAGGCGTCCAGCTGCCCGTGTTTTCTAAACCCGGGTACTACAACCTCAAGGCTCGTATACTGAAGGGGGACGAGGTCAAGGCGGATGGCTTTGACGACATCTTCGTCGTCGATTACATGAACGGCCCGGGGCTGCATGGACGGTGGGCGGTGATCGATTCATCGGGCGCCATAAATACCTTCCTTAAAAAGACACGCGGCATCGCCCTGCCTGAGTTCAAGGCGACCGGGCCGGGGGATTATTACGACTATATCGTCCTCGGTCCCCATGCGGAAGGACGTAATCTGAACACCCAGATCATGAATATGGTTACGAATGGCGCCACTTTATTCGTGTTCAGCGGGGCGGAAGCATGGGCGCAAACTCTGGGACGAAACGCGATAAACTTCTCCGGAATCTCCACACAGCGCGGCAGCCGGTTCTTCGTAGGCGAAAACAGGTTCATGCAGGGCCTGCCAAAATCCCAGGCGATGAACTGGGAATACCAGGAATTCTATCACACCCGCTCGATGACCGGCATCTTCATGGATCACCTTGGCGCAGAGCTTATTGTCGGGTGTGCGTCACCGAGCAGCAAAAATATTACTGCGGCACTGACGAGGATTCCTTACGCGAACGGGCAGATTTTCTTGAGCACTCTGGATTTCATGGGGAAGCTCTCCCTGACTATCCCGCAGGCAGCAGTGACAAAAAAACTGTTCCTGAATCTGCTCGAATACGCGCGGGATGGCATTGAGTGA